One window of the Salvia splendens isolate huo1 chromosome 1, SspV2, whole genome shotgun sequence genome contains the following:
- the LOC121793530 gene encoding probable LRR receptor-like serine/threonine-protein kinase At3g47570 translates to MTFLLSLPLFFFFFFFFFLLTTLLPPTTCSTNQTDQLSLLAIKSSLQDPQGALSSWNQTLPLCSWRGIQCRGNRVVALTLPSLGLVGSLSPHIGNLSLLTNITLRDNSFQGPIPPQITLLPMLQLLDFRNNSFIGQIPKNIYNCTNLVRLDFTLNFLSGAIPNELGFLPKLETISFSRNRFSGPIPSSIGNITTLQRLSLGSSNFSGEIPESLGRLHSLEFLQLSENNFTGSIPHGLFNISSIIYFDVSVNSLEGVIPFGVTLPNIAVLLLEGNLFSGPIPSFISNASLIEWIVLSTNQFTGPIPNLERLSLIQDFFLHSNLIEDDMSFISSLTNSTKLERFDVSENMLSGSLPESLANLSVLVNIFDIHENQIHGSIPLGIGNLVNLDVVDLSHNLLDGQIPVSMSKLSNLHNLFMGRNRFRGELPSLFGNMTLLSRFQLNGNELSGNVPSSLGSFSNLLELDLSENKFTGLIPREIMRLSSLSIVLNLSHNALEGSIPSEVGSLRNLAALDLSSNRLSGVIPTSLSSCVSLQQLYLDENLLQGEIPAGMSSLMGLQQLDLSQNNLSGSIPSFLENLKLEKLNLSFNRLQGEVPSKGVFTNLSSISLDGNQGFCGGIEELKFPTCKGVQSSKGKLSTLWKILIPIVVIGGLCIVILVFLKCKKTKEHPCTFVSSEDTIGGQLLRLSYADLLKATNGFSESNVVGSGRFGSVYKAVLDDEKGIVVAVKVVNLEVRGASKTFMAECRALGGIRHRNLVKLVSVCDSVDFKGKDFKALVYEFKVNGSLDKWLHNNEEGSSEDLKCLSIIQKLNIALDIAHGIKYLHFGSGSSIIHGDLKPSNILLDHDMVACVGDFGLAKISSNIFSSSYESNTSSFGIKGTLGYVPPEYGTFGSISMQGDVYSFGIIILEMFINKRPTNDLFGGEVNLHKYVSSALSHGLMDIIDPQLEIGDLKMEFIGRILSIGVSCSKENPRDRMPINLVENELADILAQLQPFSLDV, encoded by the exons ATGACATTTCTTCTTTCTCTAccactcttcttcttcttcttcttcttcttcttcctcctcacCACCCTTCTTCCACCTACAACATGTTCCACCAACCAAACAGACCAACTCTCACTACTAGCCATCAAATCCAGCCTCCAAGATCCACAAGGAGCTCTCTCTTCATGGAACCAAACACTCCCCTTGTGCAGCTGGAGAGGCATCCAATGCCGCGGCAACCGAGTCGTCGCCTTAACCTTGCCCTCTCTAGGCCTCGTCGGAAGCCTCTCCCCGCACATAGGTAACCTCTCTCTTCTCACCAACATCACCCTCAGAGACAACTCTTTCCAAGGCCCAATTCCTCCACAAATCACTCTCTTACCCATGCTTCAGCTTCTTGACTTTAGAAACAACTCCTTCATTGGTCAAATACCAAAAAATATCTACAACTGCACCAACCTCGTGCGCCTTGATTTCACATTGAATTTTCTTTCCGGAGCCATACCTAATGAACTAGGCTTCTTGCCCAAACTCGAAACGATATCCTTTTCAAGAAACCGATTTTCCGGGCCTATCCCTTCCTCCATTGGTAACATAACAACCCTCCAAAGGCTGTCTTTAGGATCAAGCAATTTCTCCGGGGAGATTCCCGAGTCACTCGGCCGCCTCCATAGCCTCGAGTTTCTTCAATTGAGTGAAAATAACTTCACTGGTAGCATTCCTCATGGTCTGTTTAATATATctagtattatatattttgatgtCTCTGTTAATAGTCTTGAAGGAGTTATTCCTTTTGGTGTCACACTTCCTAATATTGCTGTTTTACTTCTTGAGGGAAACCTATTTAGTGGGCCCATCCctagtttcatttctaatgCTTCACTGATTGAGTGGATTGTCTTGTCCACTAATCAATTCACTGGACCTATACCAAATCTTGAGAGGCTTAGTTTAATTCAAGATTTCTTTTTACATTCAAACTTGATTGAAGATGACATGAGCTTCATTTCATCATTGACAAATTCGACCAAGTTAGAGCGTTTCGATGTTAGTGAGAACATGTTGAGTGGTTCTTTGCCGGAATCCTTAGCCAATTTGTCTGTTCTTGTGAATATTTTTGATATACACGAGAATCAGATACATGGAAGCATTCCTTTAGGAATTGGAAACCTTGTCAATCTTGATGTGGTTGATCTGTCTCACAATCTTCTTGATGGCCAAATTCCCGTGTCAATGTCAAAGCTCTCGAATTTGCATAACCTTTTTATGGGAAGAAATAGATTTCGAGGCGAACTGCCATCATTGTTTGGAAACATGACTCTTTTGAGTCGATTCCAGCTAAATGGGAATGAGCTTTCTGGAAATGTGCCTTCCAGTCTTGGCAGCTTCTCCAACTTGCTAGAGTTAGACCTCTCCGAAAACAAGTTCACTGGGTTGATCCCTCGAGAAATTATGAGGCTTTCGTCGCTTTCCATTGTGCTTAATCTCTCTCACAATGCGCTTGAGGGCTCTATTCCAAGTGAAGTTGGCTCTTTGAGAAACCTCGCGGCTTTGGACTTGTCTAGCAATAGACTGTCTGGAGTGATTCCCACCTCTTTGAGTAGTTGCGTTAGCTTGCAACAGCTCTACCTCGATGAGAATCTTCTTCAAGGTGAGATTCCTGCAGGAATGAGTTCTTTGATGGGGTTACAACAGTTGGATCTTTCGCAGAACAATCTGTCTGGATCAATTCCCTCGTTTTTGGAGAATTTGAAGCTTGAGAAGCTCAACTTGTCCTTCAATAGGCTACAAGGAGAAGTTCCGTCAAAAGGAGTTTTTACGAACTTAAGTTCGATTTCTCTTGATGGAAACCAAGGTTTTTGTGGCGGAATTGAAGAGTTGAAGTTCCCTACTTGCAAAGGAGTCCAATCTTCCAAGGGAAAACTGTCTACTTTGTGGAAGATCTTGATCCCAATAGTGGTTATTGGAGGATTGTGCATTGTGATTCTAGTATTTCTTAAGtgcaagaaaacaaaagaacaTCCTTGTACCTTTGTTTCATCGGAGGATACTATTGGTGGCCAGCTATTGAGGCTTTCTTATGCAGATCTCCTCAAAGCGACAAATGGATTCTCCGAGAGTAACGTGGTTGGTTCTGGGAGATTCGGGTCTGTTTACAAAGCTGTTCTTGATGACGAGAAAGGCATAGTTGTAGCAGTCAAAGTGGTTAATCTTGAGGTCAGAGGGGCGTCAAAGACATTCATGGCAGAGTGCAGAGCATTGGGAGGCATAAGGCATAGGAATTTGGTGAAACTTGTAAGTGTATGTGATAGTGTGGACTTCAAAGGCAAGGATTTCAAAGCATTGGTGTATGAATTCAAAGTCAATGGGAGTCTAGACAAATGGCTTCACAACAACGAGGAAGGAAGTAGTGAAGATTTAAAGTGTCTTAGCATAATACAGAAGCTTAACATTGCCTTAGATATTGCTCATGGGATTAAATACCTTCACTTTGGCAGTGGCTCATCTATTATCCATGGTGATTTGAAGCCGAGCAACATTCTCTTAGATCATGACATGGTTGCTTGTGTTGGGGATTTCGGATTAGCTAAGATTTCTTCAAACATATTTTCATCGTCATATGAAAGCAACACGAGTTCCTTTGGGATCAAGGGTACCTTAGGCTATGTTCCTCCAG AATATGGCACGTTTGGGTCAATTTCTATGCAAGGTGATGTGTATAGCTTCGGGATCATCATTCTAGAGATGTTCATAAATAAAAGACCAACAAATGATTTATTTGGTGGTGAGGTAAATCTCCACAAATATGTGAGCTCTGCTTTATCACATGGgttaatggatataattgatcCACAATTAGAGATAGGAGATTTGAAAATGGAATTCATTGGTAGGATTTTGAGTATTGGAGTGTCATGTTCAAAGGAGAATCCAAGAGATAGAATGCCAATTAATCTGGTTGAAAATGAGTTGGCTGACATTCTAGCTCAACTACAACCTTTTTCTTTGGATGTATGA